AGTCGCGCAGCATGGCCAAAGCCGAATTTTCAGGGGGTAATGCTGCTGATTTGGCGGTTTTAGGATATAATTTCAATTTCCCGCACGTGCCGTTCGGCACCATCTGCAATGACCAAATTTGTCTTCGTCACCGGTGGCGTTGTGTCTTCCCTTGGTAAAGGGATTGCCGCCGCCTCCCTCGCCGCGATCCTCGAATCGCGCGGCCTCAAAGTCACCATGCTCAAGCTCGACCCGTACATCAACGTCGATCCTGGCACCATGAGCCCCATGCAACACGGTGAAGTGTTCGTCACCGACGACGGCGCTGAAACCGACCTCGATCTCGGCCACTACGAGCGCTTCATTTCCACCCGCATGCGCAAGGTGAACAACTTCACCACCGGCCAGATCTACGAATCGGTGATCCGCAAGGAACGCCGCGGCGAGTACCTCGGTAAAACCGTGCAGGTGATCCCGCACATCACCAACGAAATCCAGGACTACATCCGTCGCGGCGCCGAAGGCTACGACGTGGCCCTGTGCGAAATCGGCGGTACCGTGGGCGATATCGAATCGCTGCCGTTCCTCGAAGCCGCCCGCCAGCTGAGCCTGCGCGCCGGCCGCAAGAACACCGCCTTCGTGCACCTCACGCTGGTGCCGTACATTGCGTCGGCTGGCGAACTGAAAACCAAGCCTACCCAGCACTCGGTGCAAAAGCTGCGCGAGATCGGCATTTCGCCCAACGCGCTGCTGTGCCGCGCCGACCGGCCGATTCCGGACGACGAGCGCGCCAAGATTTCGCTGTTTTCCAACATCGAAGAGCAGGCCGTGATTTCCGTGTGGGACGTCGACACCATCTACAAGGTGCCGCAAATGCTGCACGACCAGGGCCTGGACGCGATCATCTGCGAAGCGCTCGACATCAACCCGGCGCCGGCCGACCTGTCGGTCTGGAGCAAACTGATCTACACGCTCGAGCATCCGAAGTCGGAAGTGTCGATCGGCATGGTCGGCAAGTACGTGGAACTGACCGAGTCGTACAAGTCGCTGACCGAAGCGCTGCGCCACGCCGGCATCCACAACGAGTCGAAGGTCAACATCGAGTACATCGACTCGGAAGAGATCGAAACCACCGGCTGCGCCGAGCTGGCCAAGTACGACGCCATCCTGGTGCCGGGCGGCTTCGGCAAGCGCGGCGTGGAAGGCAAGATCATGGCCGCCCAGTTCGCCCGTGAAAACAAGATCCCTTACCTGGGCATCTGCCTGGGCATGCAGGTGGCGCTGATCGAATATGCGCGCCACAAGGCAGGTTTGACCACCGCCAACTCCACCGAGTTCGACCTCGATACCGCGCAACCCGTGGTGGCCCTGATCGACGAGTGGCAAGGCCAGGACGGCAAGGTTGAAAAACGCGACGAGAATTCCGACCTGGGCGGCACCATGCGCCTGGGCGCGCAAACCTGCGAGATCAAGCCGGGTACGCTGGCTGCCGAGATCTACGGCGCGGTCGTGACCGAGCGTCACCGTCACCGCTACGAAGCCAACAACCATTACCTGCCGCGCGTGGAAGCTGCCGGCCTGGTGGTGGCGGCCCGTACGCCGACCGAGGACCTGTGCGAAATCATGGAACTGCCACGCACCGGCGACAACGCCCACCCGTGGTACATGGGCGTGCAGTACCACCCTGAATTCAAATCGACGCCACGTGACGGCCATCCGCTGTTTACTTCGTACATCAAGGCGGCACTGGCCCACAAGGCTGCTGGCGGCAATCGCTCCACTGATGGTCAACTGCAAGGAGAGGCGGCGTAACTGCGCTGTCAGCTTCAACCAAGGCAGTCTGCCCGGTGCGTGCGTGTAGCCATAAGCGCCCGCACTGGGTTATATTCCCGTTATTATTTCACTCGCACATGCGCGCAAGATGCAGCGAGCGGACTCTGTTTCGTCTAACTTTGGAGAATTAAATGAGTGCTATTGTTGATATTATCGGCCGTGAAATCATCGACTCGCGCGGCAATCCAACCGTCGAATGCGACGTGTTGCTGGAATCGGGCGTGATGGGCCGCGCGGCTGTGCCGTCGGGCGCATCGACCGGTTCGCGCGAAGCGATCGAGCTGCGCGACGGCGATCCGAAGCGTTACTTCGGCAAGGGCGTGCTGCAAGCCTGCGAAAACATCAACACCGAAATCTCGGAAGCGATCATGGGCCTCGACGCCAATGAGCAAGCGTTCCTGGACCGCACTCTGATCGACCTCGACGGTACCGAAAACAAGAGCCGCCTGGGCGCCAACGCCATGCTGGCCGTGTCGATGGCCGTGGCCAAGGCCGCTGCCGAAGAAGCGGGCCTGCCGCTGTACCGCTACTTCGGCGGTTCGGGCGCGATGCAGCTGCCCGTGCCGATGATGAACGTGATCAACGGCGGCGCGCACGCCGACAACAACCTGGACATCCAGGAATTCATGATCATTCCAGTGGGCGCACCATCGTTCAAGGAAGCCGTGCGTTACGGCGCGGAAGTGTTCCACACCCTGAAAAAGATCCTGCACAAGAAGGGTCTGAGCACCGCCGTGGGCGACGAAGGCGGTTTCGCGCCATCGCTGGCCAACCATGAGGAAGCCATCAAGCTGATCATCCAGGCCATCGAAGAAGCCGGCTACGAGCCAGGCACCCAGATCGCACTGGGCCTGGACTGCGCCGCGTCGGAATTCTACAAGAACGGCAAGTACGAACTGGAAGGCGAGGGCCTGTCGCTCACCGCCACCGAGTTCACCAACCTGCTGGCCACCTGGTGCGACAAGTACCCGATCATCTCGATCGAAGACGCGATGCACGAAGGCGACTGGGACGGCTGGGCGATTCTGACCAAGGAACTGGGCCAGAAGGTGCAACTGGTGGGCGACGACCTGTACGTCACCAACACCAAGATCCTGAAAGAAGGCATCCAGAAAGGCATCGCCAACTCGATCCTGATCAAGATCAACCAGATCGGCACCCTGACCGAAACTTTTGCTGCCATCGAAATGGCCAAGCGCGCCGGCTACACCGCCGTGATCTCGCACCGTTCGGGCGAGACCGAAGATTCGACCATTGCCGATATCGCTGTTGGCCTGAACGCCCTGCAGATCAAGACCGGCTCGATGTCGCGTTCGGACCGCATGGCCAAGTACAACCAGCTGTTGCGCATTGAAGAAGATCTGGGCGACATCGCTTCCTACCCAGGCCGCGACGCCTTCTACAACCTGAAGTAATTCTGTACCGAGCGGCCGGAACTTCCCGGCCGCTTTTTTATACTCCCTATTCCATGCGTCTGATTACACTAGGCCTGGCAGTCCTGCTGCTGTTGATACAGTACCCGCTCTGGCTGGGCAAGGGCGGCTGGCTGCGCGTGGCCGATTTCGAGGCCCAGGTCGATGCGGCCCACAAGAAAAATGCGGAGCTGCTGGCCCGCAATGCCAAGCTCGATTCCGAAGTGCGCGACCTCAAGGACGGCACCGGCGCCGTCGAAGAACGCGCCCGTTACGAGCTCAGCATGATCAAGGAAAACGAGATTTTCGTGCAAATCGTCGGCAAGGGCCATTCCGTGCCGAACGTGCCGCTGGCAGCGCCGCCGTCGGCCGATGCTCCTGCCCGCCCGACGTCCACTTCCGCCCATTGAACATGGTCTGGCGCGCCATCATGCTGTGGACGATGCTCGCACTGGGCGCGATGTCCGGCCCGGTGCTTGCCGCTGCTGTCCCACCTGGCGTTGCTACCGCTGCCGCAATTGCCGCTGCGGCCGTTACCTCCGCTGGCGCTGTTGACGCCTGCATTCCCCTGCGCATCGGCTACATCGACCAGCACCGCCCGCCGTACTGGATGGGCGAGGGCGAGCAGGTGCCTGAACCGCCCGGCGCTGCCGTGGATTTGATGCGCGACGCTGCCCAGGCCGCCGGCTTCGGCTGTGCGCCCACGCTGGTACGGTTGCCGCCGGCGCGCCTGCGCGTGGCGCTGGCCAATGGCGACATCGACATGTCGCCGCTCGGTGAAATGCCCACTTATCCGGCGGGCATCGCGCTGCCGCGCGACAAGAAGGGCAACATCGACCTCGAGCGTGCCATGCACAACACCCTGGTGGTGCTGGTACGCGCCAGGGACAAGCTGCCCGCGACCACCGATCCAATGCAGTACTTCAAAGGCAAGGTGCTGGGCGTGGCGCTCGGGCAAAGCTATACTGCACGTCTGCGCGAGGCCGGCCTGAGCATCGATGACGGCGGCCGCGATCTCGAGCGCAATATCGAAAAACTGCGGCTTGGCCGCGTCGATGGCGTGGTGGCGGCGGCCGTGGTGCCCAAGCACCTCAAGCTCATGCTGGACCGCTACAAGGGCGCCATCGTGCAACTGCCACAGCCGCTGATCAGCACGCGCGTATGGCTGGCGTTCAACGAGTCCTACTACCGCGCGCACCGCCCGCAGGTCGAAGCGCTGTGGACCTGGCTCGACGTCAATCGCAGCCGGCTTGGCTATACCCTGGAAAAATACCGCAAGCAGGATTAGAACGCCTGACCAGCCTCCATAACGGCATTACAGCTGCTCGCCGGACTGGCGTACTGTCTGCGTCGCTGCACCTTGCTCTGGAGGCTGTCTCGGCGCTTTGCAGGTGTAACGTACCTGCCCGCATAGCGACCAGCGGCTACAATACGGGTCCGCTTCAAGCACCGAGTTCGATTTGAAATCCCTGATTCCTGCACTGCTCCTGTCGGTTGCCGTCCATGCCGGTGCTGCCACCGCTGTCTCTGCCAACGCTGCTGCGAGTTCCACCATCGCGCCACCTGTCGTCAACAATATTTTGCGCGCCCAGGTGCTGCTCGACCGCGCCCATTTTTCGTCCGGCGAAATCGATGGCACGGTGGGCAGCAACTTGCGCCGCGCTGTCACCGGTTTCCAGAAACTGCGCCAGTTGCCGGTGACCGGCAAGCTCGATGACGCCACCTGGGCCGCGCTCAAGGCAGACCCGGCGCCCACGCTCGACGTGTACACGCTCACCGCCGAAGACATCGCCGGACCGTATGCGCCAGTGCCGGCCGCCATGGGCGACAAGGCCAAGCTGGCCCGGCTCGGCTACGCCAGCCTGCTCGAAGCGCTCGGCGAAAAATTCCACAGCAGTCCTGCGCTGCTACGCAAGCTCAATCCCGGCAAGACGTTCAAGCGCGCCGGCGAGCAACTGCTGGTGCCCAATGTCGTCAACGCACCACCGTTGCCCAAGGCTGCCACCGTCCTGGTCGATGCCACCGAGGGCACCTTGACCTTGCTGGACGCTGGCGGCATGCCGATCGCCCAGTTCCCGGCCAGTACCGGCAGCAAGCACGACCCGTTGCCGGAGGGACGCTGGACCGTGCTGGGCGTGGCCGTCAATCCCGACTACCGCTACAACCCCAAGCTGTTCTGGGACGCCAAGCCGGGCGACGTCAAGGCGCGCATCGCCCCCGGCCCGAACAACCCGGTGGGCGTGGCCTGGATCGACCTGAGCAAGGACCACTATGGCATCCACGGCACGCCCGAGCCGGCCAATATCGGCAAGACCCAGTCGCACGGATGCATCCGCCTGACCAACTGGGACGTGATGAAAGTGGTGAAGGCGATCACGCGCGGCGCGACGGTGTTGTTGCAGGCTTGACCGGGTTACACTGGCGTTTTCCATGACGAGGATGCCGTATGACCGATACCGCGCTGGACCTGATTTTTGATGACGCCGCGCTCGACAGCCGCCTGCAATGGCACTGCGAACCGGCCAACTGGCGCATTGACCCCGCCGCCCGCTGCCTGCGCATCGCGCCCGATGCCAATACCGACTTCTGGCAGCGTACGCACTACGGTTTCCAGGTCGATAACGGCCACTTCCTCCATCTGCCAGCGTACGGCGATTTCGTGCTCACCACCCGGGTCACGTCGAAGCCCGTGCATCAGTACGACCAGGCCGGCCTGATGGTGCGGTTGTCCGATGGCTGCTGGCTCAAGACGTCGGTGGAGTTCGAGCCGGACGGCGATAACCGTTTGGGCGCCGTGGTCACCAACGGCCATTACTCGGACTGGTCCACCCAGCCGCTGCCCCGGCACATCGACACCGTGTGGTTCCGCATCCGCGCCGAGGCCGAGGACTGCATCGTCGAGTCGTCGTTCGATGGCGAAACCTGGACCCAGATCCGCATCGCCCACCTGGCCGAACGCGGCGCTGCCGCCAGCGTGGCCTGCGGCCTGTACGCGTGCAGCCCGAAGGCGGCCGGCTACCAGGCCGAATTCGCGTTCCTGTCGTTTGTTCCCGGCCGTCTTCAACTTTACTGAAAGCCCTTATGCCATTTACTTCCTACCTCGGTACCAGCCCCGTGCTCGGTGAAGACATCTACGTCCACGAATCGGCACAGGTGATCGGCGACGTGCAGATCGGCCGCGACAGCTCGGTATGGTGCAACACCGTGCTGCGCGGCGACGTCAACCGCATCGTCATCGGCGAGTGCAGCAATGTGCAGGATTTTGCCATGGGCCATGTCTCGCACAAGAGCGCATCGAAACCCGATGGCTCGCCGCTGACCATCGGTAACTACGTCACCATCGGCCATTCGGTGATCCTGCACGGCTGCACCATCGGTAACGAATGCCTGATCGGCATGGGCTCGATCATCATGGACGACGTGGTGGTGCAAGACCAGGTGATGGTCGGCGCCGGCAGCCTGGTCTCGCCCGGCAAGGTGCTGGAAAGCGGCCACCTGTACATCGGCCGCCCGGCCGTAAAGGCGCGGGCGCTGAGCGCGGAGGAGATCGCCTACCTCAAGTATTCGGCCGAGCATTATGTGCGGGTGAAGAACAACTATCTGGCCGGATAGCAGACCGCGCCACACCACGCTGCAGGAGAGTTGTAGAAAAACAATAGTGATCAACAGGCACCAACTATTGCTTGTAAATGAGAATCATTATTGTTAGTATGACTTTTTGCCAGCAATCGTAAGCGTCCGAGAGCCAGCCGTTCACATACTCTCTCTGGATACTTTATGGCTGCTACTCCTGCCCGGCACTGCGCCGCTGCTGTTCAATTCCCGCGTCCGCGCCTGATGCGCGTGGCTGTGCAATCTGCTTTGTTGACCTTGCTGGGCGCGGCGCTGCTGCCGGCGCACGCGCAGGAGGCGCAAGTCGCTGCTGCGGCCGCTGCGGCAGGCGCACCGGCGCTGGGCGAAATCGTGGTCCAGGCCAAGCGCGACGATCCGGCCTCCACCCGCAAGGGCACCACCACCGTGATCGGCGCCGAGCAGATCGAGCGCAACAACGCGGTGGACATGGCCAATATCGCCCGCTATTCGCCACTGATCAGCGTGCCTGGCGCGGCCAGCGGCAGCGGCAACGTGTGGGACGGCGCCGGCAATACCGGCTTCAATATTCGTGGCGTGGAGGGCAACCGCGTGAGCATGGAGCTCGACGGCATCTCCTTGCCTGACGCCGCGCCCAAGCCGGACGGCAACACCATGAATGCCTTCGGCATCGGCCGCGACTACTTCGATCCCGAGACGTTTCACTACGTGAGCATCGGTTCGGGCGCCAGCCCGGCCGGCAGCGGCACGCCGGGCCTGGGCGGCTCGGTGTCGTTCGTGACCAAGTCGCCGGAGCAGTATCTTGATGGCACGCGCAAGGTGTACGGCGAATACAAGTTCGGCTACTCGGGTGAGCAGAACGCGCGCATGCATGCATTCACGGCCGCTACCGAGATCAGCCCCAGCCTCAAGGCGCTGGTCGTGGGCGTGCACCGCCAGGGCGATGAACTCGATAGCAAGAGCAGCGTGCCGGTCAATCCCGATGACTGGGAAAGCAATGCCATCCTTGCCAAGCTGAACTGGCAAGTGGCGCCTGGCCACAAGCTCGGCTTTACCATCGACAGCTACAAGGCCGACCATCACCGCGTCTACAACAACAAGACGGGCGCCCTGTATCCGCAAGGCGCGATCCAGGATTCGACCACCAAGCGCAACCGCTACAGTATCGAGCACAACTGGACCGACGCCGGCCTGGCGCTGTTCGACAGCCTGAAAACCCACGTGTACAAGCAGGATGCGTCGGTGGTGGACCAGACCAACGCCGCCTACGTGAGCGGCGGCCAGCCGTACCTGCGCTTTATCGAGACCGGCTACTACAACGACAGCCGTGGACTGGTAATCGAGGCCAGCAAGAAACTGGGCACGGCAGCGTCGCTGTTCTATGGCGCCAACTATGAAACCCAGGAGTCGCGCCGCCCATGGTATGAAGACCGCACCGTGGTGCGCACCGGTGCGCACCAGATCACCCGCAAGAACCGCATGGCCGACATGGATACCGACAAGGTCGCCGCTTATGTGCGT
This is a stretch of genomic DNA from Duganella zoogloeoides. It encodes these proteins:
- a CDS encoding gamma carbonic anhydrase family protein encodes the protein MPFTSYLGTSPVLGEDIYVHESAQVIGDVQIGRDSSVWCNTVLRGDVNRIVIGECSNVQDFAMGHVSHKSASKPDGSPLTIGNYVTIGHSVILHGCTIGNECLIGMGSIIMDDVVVQDQVMVGAGSLVSPGKVLESGHLYIGRPAVKARALSAEEIAYLKYSAEHYVRVKNNYLAG
- a CDS encoding TonB-dependent receptor domain-containing protein yields the protein MAATPARHCAAAVQFPRPRLMRVAVQSALLTLLGAALLPAHAQEAQVAAAAAAAGAPALGEIVVQAKRDDPASTRKGTTTVIGAEQIERNNAVDMANIARYSPLISVPGAASGSGNVWDGAGNTGFNIRGVEGNRVSMELDGISLPDAAPKPDGNTMNAFGIGRDYFDPETFHYVSIGSGASPAGSGTPGLGGSVSFVTKSPEQYLDGTRKVYGEYKFGYSGEQNARMHAFTAATEISPSLKALVVGVHRQGDELDSKSSVPVNPDDWESNAILAKLNWQVAPGHKLGFTIDSYKADHHRVYNNKTGALYPQGAIQDSTTKRNRYSIEHNWTDAGLALFDSLKTHVYKQDASVVDQTNAAYVSGGQPYLRFIETGYYNDSRGLVIEASKKLGTAASLFYGANYETQESRRPWYEDRTVVRTGAHQITRKNRMADMDTDKVAAYVRGEFGFPLAGHQATLTPGLRGEHRKLTPKNLQNYAIAIPNAASEVKEESDSYFTPSLNLSVELTPTLTTYAQYSRGTRLPNSAERTGTYDSFSYTGAGVGYAVLGNANLQKETSNAFELGLKGTATPGVEFSASMFYTRYNNFIEYATQPADPVNFPTITFGLFRPENIGKARIWGGEFSSNFQLGQWLQGMQGYSVNLAAGLSRGNAENQLTGQKGGLVSVQPYKANATFAWDDPTKRGGAAFTISGVRSQRAGNDVIGGVTAERFLTPGYGVMDLTAYWNISKHVELSAGAYNLGDKKYWDFASSRGMPTGTTVATRDDIERMARPGRNYAFTLKVIY
- a CDS encoding DUF1349 domain-containing protein; its protein translation is MTDTALDLIFDDAALDSRLQWHCEPANWRIDPAARCLRIAPDANTDFWQRTHYGFQVDNGHFLHLPAYGDFVLTTRVTSKPVHQYDQAGLMVRLSDGCWLKTSVEFEPDGDNRLGAVVTNGHYSDWSTQPLPRHIDTVWFRIRAEAEDCIVESSFDGETWTQIRIAHLAERGAAASVACGLYACSPKAAGYQAEFAFLSFVPGRLQLY
- the ftsB gene encoding cell division protein FtsB; amino-acid sequence: MRLITLGLAVLLLLIQYPLWLGKGGWLRVADFEAQVDAAHKKNAELLARNAKLDSEVRDLKDGTGAVEERARYELSMIKENEIFVQIVGKGHSVPNVPLAAPPSADAPARPTSTSAH
- a CDS encoding CTP synthase, producing MTKFVFVTGGVVSSLGKGIAAASLAAILESRGLKVTMLKLDPYINVDPGTMSPMQHGEVFVTDDGAETDLDLGHYERFISTRMRKVNNFTTGQIYESVIRKERRGEYLGKTVQVIPHITNEIQDYIRRGAEGYDVALCEIGGTVGDIESLPFLEAARQLSLRAGRKNTAFVHLTLVPYIASAGELKTKPTQHSVQKLREIGISPNALLCRADRPIPDDERAKISLFSNIEEQAVISVWDVDTIYKVPQMLHDQGLDAIICEALDINPAPADLSVWSKLIYTLEHPKSEVSIGMVGKYVELTESYKSLTEALRHAGIHNESKVNIEYIDSEEIETTGCAELAKYDAILVPGGFGKRGVEGKIMAAQFARENKIPYLGICLGMQVALIEYARHKAGLTTANSTEFDLDTAQPVVALIDEWQGQDGKVEKRDENSDLGGTMRLGAQTCEIKPGTLAAEIYGAVVTERHRHRYEANNHYLPRVEAAGLVVAARTPTEDLCEIMELPRTGDNAHPWYMGVQYHPEFKSTPRDGHPLFTSYIKAALAHKAAGGNRSTDGQLQGEAA
- a CDS encoding L,D-transpeptidase family protein translates to MKSLIPALLLSVAVHAGAATAVSANAAASSTIAPPVVNNILRAQVLLDRAHFSSGEIDGTVGSNLRRAVTGFQKLRQLPVTGKLDDATWAALKADPAPTLDVYTLTAEDIAGPYAPVPAAMGDKAKLARLGYASLLEALGEKFHSSPALLRKLNPGKTFKRAGEQLLVPNVVNAPPLPKAATVLVDATEGTLTLLDAGGMPIAQFPASTGSKHDPLPEGRWTVLGVAVNPDYRYNPKLFWDAKPGDVKARIAPGPNNPVGVAWIDLSKDHYGIHGTPEPANIGKTQSHGCIRLTNWDVMKVVKAITRGATVLLQA
- a CDS encoding transporter substrate-binding domain-containing protein, giving the protein MLWTMLALGAMSGPVLAAAVPPGVATAAAIAAAAVTSAGAVDACIPLRIGYIDQHRPPYWMGEGEQVPEPPGAAVDLMRDAAQAAGFGCAPTLVRLPPARLRVALANGDIDMSPLGEMPTYPAGIALPRDKKGNIDLERAMHNTLVVLVRARDKLPATTDPMQYFKGKVLGVALGQSYTARLREAGLSIDDGGRDLERNIEKLRLGRVDGVVAAAVVPKHLKLMLDRYKGAIVQLPQPLISTRVWLAFNESYYRAHRPQVEALWTWLDVNRSRLGYTLEKYRKQD
- the eno gene encoding phosphopyruvate hydratase; its protein translation is MSAIVDIIGREIIDSRGNPTVECDVLLESGVMGRAAVPSGASTGSREAIELRDGDPKRYFGKGVLQACENINTEISEAIMGLDANEQAFLDRTLIDLDGTENKSRLGANAMLAVSMAVAKAAAEEAGLPLYRYFGGSGAMQLPVPMMNVINGGAHADNNLDIQEFMIIPVGAPSFKEAVRYGAEVFHTLKKILHKKGLSTAVGDEGGFAPSLANHEEAIKLIIQAIEEAGYEPGTQIALGLDCAASEFYKNGKYELEGEGLSLTATEFTNLLATWCDKYPIISIEDAMHEGDWDGWAILTKELGQKVQLVGDDLYVTNTKILKEGIQKGIANSILIKINQIGTLTETFAAIEMAKRAGYTAVISHRSGETEDSTIADIAVGLNALQIKTGSMSRSDRMAKYNQLLRIEEDLGDIASYPGRDAFYNLK